The Faecalibacterium sp. I3-3-89 sequence CACCGGACCCCTCCGGTATTTCCGAGATCAACACCCAGTTCAAGAACATTGCCTACAGCGTGTTCTACGGTCAGGCCACTCCCGCCGAGGCTGCACAGCAGTTCTATGACGAGGCCAACAACATCCTCGCCACCAACAACTAATGAAACCATGCGGGAGGGGTCACTCCACAGACCCCTCCCGCCTTTTTGTGAAAAGGAGGCCTCGCTGTGTCAAACACAAAAGCTGTTGCGCTGAAAAAGCACAATTTTGGCGATGATACCAAAGTCGGCTATCTGCTGCTGGCTCCGTGGCTGTTTGGATTCATCTTCATGTATGTGATCCCGGCTGCGATGTCCATCTACTATTCCTTTACGGATTATAACCTGCTGTCCGCCCCCAACTGGGTCGGACTGAAAAACTATATCACTATTTTTACAACCGATAAGACCTTTCGCAAGGCGTTGGTCGTTACGTTCAGCTATGTCTTTATCATGGTGCCGCTCCGTCTGGCCTTTGCGCTGTTCGTGGCAACGTTGCTGAACAAAAAGCACATGGGCATGGCGTTTTATCGTGTTCTGTATTACATCCCGTCCATCGTCGGCGGCTCTATCGCTGTTTCCGTGGTCTGGAAGCAGATTTTCGGCAACAAGGGTGTTCTTATGAGCCTGCTGTCTGCCATTGGCATCGAACAGAAATTCTCCCTGCTGGGCAACCCCAAAACTGCTCTGTTCGTCATCGTCCTGATGGGTGTGTGGCAGTTCGGTTCCTGTATGCTGGTGTTCCTCTCCGGGCTGAAGCAGATTCCGAATTCCCTGTATGAATCTGCTTCGCTGGATGGTGCTTCCAAGATGCAGCAATTCTGGAAAATCACCATGCCGATGCTGACCCCGACTATCTTCTTCAACCTCATCCAGCAGATCATCAACGGTTTCCGCGTCTTTACCGAGAGTTACGTTATCACGGATGGCGGCCCCATGAACAGCACTCTGACCTATGTGCTGTACCTGTACCGCTCGGCATTTGCAAACTTCCACATGGGTTACTCCTGCGCACTGGCATGGATTCTGGTTGCCATCATCGGAGTTATGACCCTGATCCTGTTCAAGAGCCAGAACAGCTGGGTTCATTACGAAGGGTAAGGAGAAAGAAAAATGGTTGGTCAGAAAAGTACAAAGGCACAATCCGTGTTCTTCCACATTTTTTCCTGTGTTCTGGGCTTTATCATGGTGTATCCGCTGCTGTGGCTGCTGATGAGCTCTTTCAAGTCCAACGACACCATGTTCCACAACGCATGGTCGCTCATCCCGGAAAAGTGGGATATTCTCACAAACTACCTTTCCGGCTGGAAGGGTATCGCGGGCATTCCGTTCTGGCGGTTTACATTGAACAGCGTCATCGTTACTGTGGTCTCGGTTGCAGGCACTATCTTCTGTTCCCTGCTCGCCGCCTATGCGGTTTCCCGCCTGAAATTCAAGGGTGCAAACTTCTGGTTCGGCTGCATCGTCATGACTATGATGATTCCTTCGCAGGTCATGGTAGTGCCCCAGTACATCATCCTGAAAAAGCTGGGACTTTCCGATACGCTGGTTTCTATGACCCTGCCGTGGGTGTTCGGCTACGGCTTCTTCATCTTCCTCATCGCCCAGTATATGCGCGGCATTCCCCGTGATCTGGACGAGGCTGCCATGCTGGACGGCTGTTCCAAGCCCGGCATCCTGTTCAAAATTATGATTCCCATCGTCAAGCCCGCCATCGTGACCGCAGCCATCTTCGCCTTCTACTGGATCTGGCAGGACTTCTTCCAGCCGCTGATCTTCGTTTCCAGCCCGAAGAATTATACCATCCCGCTGGCACTGAAGCTCTACACCGACCCCAATAGCTACAACAACTACGGCGGTCTGTTCGCTATGTCGGTGCTGTCGTTGCTGCCGGTCATCATCGTGTTCATCCTGTTCCAGAAATATATCGTTGAAGGTATCGCCACTGACGGCATCAAGGGTTAAGTTCATTCATCAAGGCACTGTGCGGCGCGTACAGTGCCTTTTTTCAAAAGAGAGGTTTTTGTGTATGATTCTCAACCGGAATAGTCAGATTGTTGCTACGGAGCCGCCAAAGCCCGTACAGTATGCCATCTCTGCCTTGCAGAGAGATAAGAAAGCTGTATTCACAGAGACCGGAATGCCCGGCGGCGATATCGTTCTTGCAAAGGATAGTGACCTTCCGCCGGAGTGTTTCTGCCTGCAGGTGCATGAGGACAGACTGATGCTGACCGCCGCCGATGCCCTCGGCTTTGTATACGGTCTGTTTGAAATCAGTCGCCGTTTTCTGGGTGTGCAGCCCTTCTGGTTCTGGAACGATCAGAAATTTATCCAGACCGATGGCGTGACTGTGCCGCAGAATTTCACATATGAAAGCAAGCCCGCACGGGTACGGTACCGCGGCTGGTTCGTCAACGATGAAACTCTGATTTCCCACTGGAAGGTGGAACGCCGCAGCGAGATGCCCTTTGTGATGGTCTTTGAGACGCTGCTGCGGCTGGGCGGCAATCTGGTGATTCCCGGCACGGGCAAAAACGGCCACCGCTACCATGATCTTGCAGCGGATATGGGCCTCATCATCACCCACCACCATGCCGAGCCGCTGGGAGCCGAAATGTTTGTGCAGGCGTACCCGGAGCTGGAACCAAAGTTCAGTCTCTACCCGGAAAAGTTCCGCGCGCTCTGGCAGCAGGCCATTGACCGGCAAAAAAATACACCCACCGTCTGGAACATCGGGTTCCGGGGGCAGGGCGATAAACCCTTCTGGGAGGACGACCCCCAGTACGACACCCCGGAAAAGCGGGGCGCACTGATTTCCTCCCTCATCCGGGAACAGTATGATCTGGTCAAGCACAGCGACCCGCATGCCGTCTGCTGCACCAATCTGTATGGGGAGACTATGGAACTGTACCAGCAGGGCTGCCTTGATCTGCCGGACGAGGTGATCAAAATCTGGGCAGACAATGGTTTCGGCAAGATGGTCAGCCGCCGTCAGGGTAACAGCAATCCGCGTGTGAAAGCACTGCCTCCGCAGGGCGATACCGGTGCGCATGGTCTGTATTATCACGCATCCTTTTATGATTTGCAGGCGGCAAGTCACATTACCATGCTGCCCAACAGCACGGAGTTTGTCTGCGAGGAGCTGACCAATGCTCTCCGTCACGGTGTGGACGATTATTGGCTCATCAACTGCTCCAACGTCAAACCCCATGCATATCTGCTGGATTATATCGCCCAGCTCTGGCAGAACGGCACCGCCGACCCGGAGGGACACTGCATCGCTTATGCACAGGCTTACTACGGCAAAGCCAATGCCCTGCCCGTGGCAAAATGCCTTGCCGGATATGCGGACCATGCCGTATCGTACGGGGAACACCCGGACGACCATGCAGGTGATCAATTTTACAACCATGTGCCCAGGATGCTTATTACCCAGTTCCTCCGTGACCGCACCCAGCCCAGCGAGGACCTGAACTGGCTATGTGACCGTCCGGCTCTGAGCGGGCAGGCAGCATGGTGCGGTGAAAAATTCCGAGAAGCCATGCAAAACTATGAGCAGTATCTTCGCCAATGCGAAGCTACTGCTGCCACTCTGACTGGTGCCGCACGGACACTTTTTCAGGATACGCTTTTGATGCAGGCACAGCTCTACACATTCTGGGCAGAGGGCGGCGAGGACGTATGCGCAGCACTGGAGGCCGGTTTCGTGGGCGACTGGAAGCATTGCTTCTATCAGGCAGGCCGGGCAAAAAATGCCTACACTGCCGCAAATGCTGCCATGCGGAACCGGGAACATGGAAAATGGATTGACTTTTACGCCAACGAGTGTCAAACTGATGTTAAACAGTCGGCACAGCTTTGTGGTTACCTGATGAGCTTTGCACGTACAATGGGCGAAGGCCCGCATTTTTACGAATGGATGCGGGAGTTTAACGACAGCGAAGCGGACCGCCGTGTGATGCTGATCCTGAACACGGACAATCACCCGGATGATGACACCCTTTGGCGGCTTATGGAGCAGCACTGGGGGCAGTAAACGAAATGTGAGGAAAGGCCATGTTCCACCGAGCCAAAAAACAGTTTCTTGATTTACCGCTGGCACAGAAATTTGTCGGTATCTTTGCGGTACTGACCCTGCTCAGCGGTGCGCTGATGATCGGCGCACTGCATTTGGGACTTTCAGTCTTTGAGGAAAAGTTCTATGAGAAATCCCTGCAGGAACTGGATTTTTTCGTGCAGAAGGTGGACGATGATATTCAGGGCATTGACACCCTGACCCGCAGCATCGCCGTGGATTCCACGATTCAGCAGCAGATGAACGCCCTTTCAAACGCAGACCCGGAGACAGCAAATTACTATTATCTGCTCACAGGCATCCGCCCGCTCCTGCTGGAAAAAATCTATCAGGACGGGCAAATCAGCAGCCTGCAATATACCGATCTGTATGGACATACACTGACCATCGGGCAGGATATGCCCGACCCCGGTGCGGCCCGGTTGACCGCCCTTGAAATGTCGCTGAACCAGACCCCCGGCGGCTTTACACTGGTGTCATCCGACAGTGCAGACTATCCGTACATCCTCTGTGGGCGGAGAATCTTGCGCAGTCAGGACATGAGCCTGAAAAAACTGGGCACCGTTGTGGTAGCACTGAATGTCGGGAAATTGCTGGACAATGAGATTCACCGCCTTTCCAGCAAACCATCTGAACTGTATCTGTACAATTGTCAGACGCTGGTTTATCACAGCGGTAAGGCGGCGGATGCCGTTGTGCTGCCGGACAGCGCACAGGGTTATAAGATCCAGACCTTGAGCGGCAAGAAAAAATTCATCTGCTGGCAAACCAGTTCACTTACTGGACTTCGGCTATGCAGTGTATTTGACTACCATGAAATCTATGGCCAAATCAATGCGGCTCGAAATGCCCTGATATTCGGTGAATGTGCGATTCTGCTTCTGTTTGCATGGGTGCTTCTGCATATGGCGCGCCTTGTCACAAAGCCAATCCATACTCTGGGCGAAGCGGTGCAGACGGTTGACCAGCAGGAGGGTAACTTTGCAGCAGCCCGCGCCCTGTTGCCGAAAGACATCTCGGCAGATGAAATTGGCACATTGACAAAAGAATTTGATTCCATGCTGGGCAAGATCGACACACTGATCCATGAGAATTACGAAAAACAGATTCTCCTGCAGGAAACCCGGTATAAGATGCTGCAGGCACAGATCAACCCGCACTTCTTATACAACACCCTCGGAACGCTGAACTGGCTGGTCAAAGCAGGCAACCGGGAAGATGCCTGTAAGATGATCGTCAGTCTGGGCGACATTCTCCGTGCCGCCCTCAGCCCGCGCCAGAATTCTACCGCGGCAGCAGATGTACAGCTGGCAGGCAGTTACATCGCCATTCAGCAACTTCGCTATAAGAGCCGTGCGGAGTTTACGCTGACGGCATCCGGTGAACTGGAGCAATGGTCCTTGCCGCACTTTACCTTGCAGCCGCTTGTAGAAAACGCAATCCATTATGGCGTGGAGGACAGTGATGAAGTTTGCAAAATCGATGTGATCGTGCAAGCAGAGGATGATACCTTGACATTGATTGTTCACAATACTGGAAAGCCTGTCAAACCAGAGAAGCTAACTAAGATACGAACCTTCACAGTCAAACCGCAGGGACACGGCATTGGCTTGAAAAACATCTACGAGCGGCTGTCTATGCTTTACAAGGCCTTTGGGTTTGATTTTGACAGTGATGAATCCGGCACGACGGTCAAAATTGTACTGAAGCAGGAAAATCTGGCCGTTTCGGAAGATATTAGTGATACTTCTACCGCTTTACCGCAATAAATTTCGCAAAACAATATTGACGCACCTACACTTTCATGATACCCTTTATTCCAAATCCTGCTGACAAAAGTGGTGGTTCTCACCGTGATAACCACCACTTTCAGTGGACGATTGCCCAGAAAGAACGTACCGCCCGCAACACACCCGATTCATTTTGCCGCCGATTCACCCGACAAAATCATCGCTGCGCTGCGTGGGCGGTATTTTTCTTTTATGGGAAACGCACCTTGAAAATTTCATGAGCCGACCGGACGTGATACCGACTTTTCGTCAACGCCGCTGTACAAACAGGGGCAGGAACTTCGTTCGGAGCAAACGGTGACTCCCTTACATGAGCAGCATCACCTCTACTTATTTTTGCGTCTTAACAATTCGGAAACATTTGTTGAAAATGCGTTTTGAGCGCAGCGGTAGAGGGCAAGAACCGTCCCGTGGCCACAAATTTTCAATTCTTGAAAATGTTGTGCTCCACCGGGACTTCACTTCTTCAATGCGTCTGCATTTCCGAAGTGATCTTGTTGGGGCGTGCCTGCCCCAAACCCTGCTCATCATTCGTGCCTTGCGGCACGAATGGAACGGCGTGTCGTGCTTACATAACTTCACCGAGGAGTTATCGAACAGACAGGAGGTACAATGACCAAAACGAATGTTCAACTGACCCCTAGCAATTCCCAGCACCACGACACGCCGAACAACAAAACGCACGTCATCAAGTTCCGTGTGACAGCGGAGGAAAAAGCGTCACTGGAACTCACTTGCAAACTCCTGAATCTCTCCCTCTCCACTTTCATCCGCCGTGCCATCCACAACGTCAAGATCGAGAAAACGGTCATCGTTGCCGGCGGCGGAGAAGAAACCCTGACCGCTGTTTCCACCCTGCTTGCCCAGTGCAACAAGGTGGGCGGCAACCTCAACCAGCTTGCAAGGCACTTCAATTCCGGCGGTGCAGACACCGAGCAGATCCGGGCGAAACTCCTTGACGAACTTGCAGACCTGACTGCATTCCGGCTCAGCGCCGAGAAAGTTCTGGGTGAACTGTATGGCAACGCTCAAGCATATCAGCTCTAAGAACTCGGATTACACCGCCATCGAAGCGTACCTCGTTTACCAGCACGACGCGTTCACCGGAAAACAGCTTCTGGACGAACAAGGCAGACCGAAGCTGCGGGAATCCTACCTGCTCGATACCCTTGAGTGCGGCGATTTCTCGTTTGCAACAGCCTGTCTGCTGGCAAACCGCAAGTATGGCAAGAACACCCAGCATGGTGATATCAAAAGCCACCAGTATATCATCAGCTTTGACCCAAGAGATGCAGCCGACAACGGCTTGACCATGGAAAAGGCACAGGCACTTGGTCTGAAATTCTGCGAAGAAAACTTCCCCGGTCATCCCGCCATCGTCTGCACCCACCCGGATGGGCACAACCATTCGGGAAACATCCATGTCCACATCGTGATCGGCAGCATCCGAATGCGCGAGGTGGAACGCAAGCCCTATATGCAGAAGCCCCGTGACTGGCTAGAGGGCATGAAGCACTCCAGCACAGCCCAGACCATGCGGCACTTGCGTGTTGAGGTCATGGAGCTGTGCGAGGGTGCCGGACTGTACCAGATCGACCTGCTCAACGGCTCGAAAGAGCGCGTGAGCGAAGCCGAGTATTGGGCGCGCAGGCGTGGCCAGTTGAAACTTGACCGTGAAAACGCAGCCCTTACCGCAGCCGGACAGCAGACAACACAAACGAAGTTTGAAACCTCAAAGAAAACCTTGCGGAGACAGATTTCGGAGGTTCTCAATGTTGCAACGAGTTTTGAAGATTTCTCGGACAGGCTCTTGCAGCAGTACGGCATTACCGTCAAGGAAAGCCGTGGACGGCTCAGCTATCTGCCTGCTGGAAGGACAAAGTTCATCCGGGCGCGCAGCATCGGTGACAAGTTCGAGAAAGAACTTGTGCTTGCCGCTCTGAAAGCCAATACCGAACGCAAGCGCACTATCCAGTCCAAGTCTGACCGCATCGGGAAACTGCTCGATATTCAGGCGAAGCTGAAGCAGGGTAAGGGCATCGGCTACGAGCGTTGGGCGAAAAAACACAACCTCAAAGCTATGGCACAGACCTTGATCCTCTTGCAGGAAAATGGTCTGCTCAACGAGGACGCACTCGACCAGAGAATTACAGAGCTTGATACCAAGTTCCACGATTCGCTGGCAGTGGTGAAAGATCTCGAAGGTCGCATGAAAGCCAACAAAGAGCTGCGCTATCATGTCGCAGCCTACGCCAGCACCAAGAACATCGCCCAGCAGTTAAAGACCGCCAAGTGCCCCGCAGCCTTTGAGGAACAGCATCGTGCAGAGCTGACAGCGTACCGAGCGGCAGCAGCCTATTTCAAGGCAAACAACACCACAAAGCTGCCCAGCCCGAAAAAGCTGGAAGCCGAGTATGCACAGTTGGCATCCGAAAAGGCAAAGTTCTATGAGCAGTACAAAGAAGCCAAGGAAGAACTGCTCAAGCTGAAAACCGCAAAGCAGAACGTTGCGTCCTTTTTCCGGGAGGAAGAACAGGCGCAGCAGGAGAGATAAAGGAGTGTGCGTATGATCAACTTGAAAATTGACCCGGAGTTCCAGTCCCAGATCCCTCCACTGACCGATGATGAATTCAAGCAGCTTGAAGAAAATATCCTGAAAGAGGGCAAGCTGCTCTCTCCTTTGATTGTTTGGAATAACACCCTTGTTGATGGTCACAACCGTTATGAAATCGTTCAGGAACATCCCGAAATCTCCTTCTCCACGATGCCGCTCCCGTTTGAAAGCAGAGAAGAAGTCCTCGCATGGATCTGCAAAAACCAGTTGGGGCGGCGCAACCTTACACCGGAGCAGAAGAAGTTCCTCATTGGAAAGCAGTACAGTGTGGAACATCGAAAGCCCGGTGGAAACGGCAACAACCAGCACACGACGTCTTCCAAGAAAACCGCCCCGGAGGAATTGTGTCAAATTGACACAATTCCTCCCACTGCCACAGATACAAGCGTCCGCAAGCAGATTGCAGAGCGGAACAACGTTAGCGAATCCTATGTTGTCCGCTCGGAAAAGTTCATGCGGGGCGTTCAAATCATGGATCAGATGATACCCGGTATGCAGGAGAAAATTCTGTCCGGGCAGTTCAAAGTCCGTGATGCCGATATGCACCGTCTTGCCAGGGCAGATTTTCCGAACCGCAAGCAGATCGTGCACGAAATTCTGCACCCGGAGGAGCGCCCTGCTCCGCAGAAACGCATCTACGGAATCAACTATTCTGCGCTGGAAGCTGCCGTCCGGCGAATCCAGCAGGATGTTGATTTCCTGATGAAGTATCTCCCCAAGGTGCCTGATGATGCCTATGTGAAAGTGGAGACCACGAAGATCCTGAAGCAGCACAAGGCGTATATGGCACAGTTTGAAGAAATGCTGAACGATGAAAAAGTCGCATAACGACAGGCACTTGTAAGCCATCAACGAGCCACCAGCCGCAAGTGCAGGGCGGAAAGCATCCGCGCCCTTGCGCCTGACATGAAATTGGAACTTTGATTTTCTTGCCCGGCTTTGCCACGGTGGGACAGTCAAAGGAGCGTGCGTTTGAACAAAAAGAAAAAGTCCACAAACACTTCCCCTTACCCCGATGAAGTCATCGACCGTCTGGCACGGGCATTCTACCCGGCCATCCTTGCCTGCTGGAACAGCGAGGAAGGCCAGCGGGAGTTTGCTGCATGGCAGGCGGAGCAGGCTCATCATGCCCCCAGCAAAGAGAAACAGAGCGTTCCCGACGGGGAACGCCCTGTTGTACATATCGTTGTCGTAGGTGGATTTTTCAGGGTGCGTCCGGGTGGGCGCACCCTGTTTTTACGTTTAGTCCTCTAGTCCGTGACTACCAGCCGCATTCTTCAGATACTCCTCTGGCTCACCGTTCAGAATCAACTCAGCATACGCCAGCGGGTCATTATAGATGAGGTAGTCCAATTCAGTCCGCTGTGCCATAGTGACATCCAGTGCATCCTCGACCCCGGTGCAGTTGATGGAAATTTTTCTCCCATCCCGGAGCAGCAGCTCCACACAGCCGGTGTCCATGTTAAAATGACAGGCTCTTGCATCGTACTTCATAATCGTGTCCTCCTGAAATCACTGTCTGGCTTGTATCGGTCAATCTATGATTTCGGATTTCGTCTTCTGTCGGAAACCGCTATTGAGCTTTCCGAAGAAAACAAATAATCCGAACCCATCTCCTATTGGAAATAAGTTCGGATTATTTTTGTCTGGTCGGAGTGGCGAGACTCGAACTCGCGGCCTCCTGCTCCCAAAGCAGGCGCGCTACCAACTGCGCAACACCCCGGCGGTGATACCTAAACAGTATACCTTTTTTTGGGCGCGGAGTCAATCCCGGGGCAGAAAAATCAGGACTTGGCGCCGCAGCAGCCGCAGCCCTCGTTGACGGACGGGAGGCTCTGGGCCAGCTGCTCGAGGGTCACGCTGTCGATGTACTGATTGATGACCTCGTCGAGGCCCGCCCAGAAGGGCAGGGTGAAGCACTGGTCGGACATGGGGCACTCGTTGGTCACGCTGCCGAGGCAGGGGATGGGGGCGACGCTGCCCTCGATGGCCCGCAGGATCTCACCGGCGGTGTAGTCGGCGGGGGCCTTGGTCAGGCGGTAGCCGCCCTGACTGCCCCGCTCGCTCTTGACGAGGCCCACGCGGGCCAGCGGGGTGACGATTTGTTCGAGATATTTCAAGCTCAGCTGTTGGCGCTCGCTGATCTCCTTCAGGGAGACGGTGGTGCCCGGCGCATAGCGGGCCAGCTCGGCCATCAGCCGCAGCGCATAGCGGCTCTTGGTGGAAAATTTCATAGCGGTCTCTCTCCTTATTCGTCTTTCAGTATACCACGGCGTCCCGCTTTTGGAAAGTGAAAAAACCTTCCTTTCGGCAGCATCCGAGGGGGACCGGGAAAAATACCGCGAGAGGGAAGCGGCATCTTGCGAGAGCAAAAAATATCTGTTATCATAAGATGATACAACAAGAGACGATAAGGAGAGACACCTATGATACAGAAGATCGACCCCGCAGCCGCCATCCGTCTGCTGGACGCGAAAAAGGCACAGGCAGTGGACGTGCGGGAGCCGGATGAATACGCAGTGGGACATATCCCGGGGGCAAAGCTGCTGCCGCTGGGCGAGGTGATGAGCCGTGCCGCTGAGGTGCTGCCCGATAAGGATGCGCCGTGGCTGGTCTACTGCCGCACCGGACGCCGCAGCGCGGATGCAGCCCAGAAGCTGGATGCGCTGGGGTATACCAATATCTATGACCTCGGGGGCATCCTCAGCTGGCCCTATGAGATCGAGGGGGACTTTGAGGGGCATTTCTGAGAGGGATTGCGCGCTGGTGGCGCGGGGGTAGAGCGCGGTTACGCGGGGTTAAGTTCTCTTTTGCGTGCCAAAAGAGAACCAGAAAAGCACCCGCTACTTTCGAGGCGCGGGAGGCACGAATCAAGGGCTGCTCGCCCTTGATAATCCCGGAGGAGTAGTCGAAGTACAAAAATGCTAGCCGCTTCGCTAAACGCATTTTTTGTACTTCTCCGGTTTACGGCTCCGCCGATGGTGTTACGTTTTCGCAGAACTTTACGTTCTGCAAGGGCGTAAAGTCTGCTGCGAAGCAGCAAATGGGAGAAACGAGAAAAAAGCGTTAAGCGCAGCGGCTAGCTTTTTTCCGTTTCGACTTCCACATTGGAATTGTTAAGGGCGAGCAGCCCTTAACTCGTTGCGGGGAGAGTGGAGTCCAGAGGTAGGGAGGGGGGAGTCGAAACACCCCTCCCTGCCTCTGGCCCGCGCGGAGCGCAAGCCACTTGACAATAAGAAAAAACCTGCCCCGCGCCACCAGCGCAAAATCTCACTTAAAGAAAACCAAGCCCTGCTGCAACAGTGCTCCGCCCTGCGCCGCAGGCGCATACGCCCGCTTGACGAAAACATATCCCGCCGAAAAATCAATTCACCCTAAGAAGTCTCACCTCACAGAAAGCAGAAAGGTCAGAAGATGTTTACTGCCAAACAGTTCGCCGGCACCCACTGCGGCTGCCGCTACCAGCAGGACTACCGCCCCACGCTGGGCCGGGACGGTAAAAAAGAGTCTGGCACATTGGAGGTCATCAAATTCTATTACGACGGTGCCATCCGGATGGAGCAGCACTGCTATGGCGAGGCGGCGACCTTCGTGTTCGGCGTCTGGGCCAAGGGGATGGACGCCGACGGCACCCTCCACTGGGCACTGCCCGACCGCCGCAAGAGCTACTACGACGAGGACTATCTGCCCAAGAAGCTGGACCGGGTGGACGAAGAGGGAAACCTCTACTTCGACGGCAGCCCCTTCCCGTGGCGGCTGGCCGACGACTTCGCGGAAGACAAGCGCTGGGGCTACCCGAAGTGGAAGGTGTTGCTGGGAAAACTCACCGGAAAAGGCCTGAAATGTGACTGAATCACGAAATTCGAGTATTCCCATTGACATACTAGGGAATGATATGATATAACTATTCCGTCAAATGGAATCCATGCGGGTGCGCCCCGGCCCCCGAGAAGGCGCGGCGTACCCACATTTCAGCAGAAAGGAATCATTCCTATGGAAAACACAGAAAAAGTGGTTTATCTGGATAACGCTGCTACCACCGCCTGTGCCCCCGAGGCTCTGGCTGTGATGGTCGAGGCCCTGAGCGGTGCCTGCGGCAACCCCAGCAGCCATTACAGTGTGGGCTATGAGGCCAAGGAATTTGTGGATAAGGGCCGCGCACAGGTGGCAAAGGCCATCAACGCATCCCCGGCCGAGATCTTCTTTACCGGCTGCGGCTCTGAGGCCGACAACTGGGCGGTGAAGGGCACTGCCTTCACCAAGGCACGCCAGAACAAAAAGCACCTCATCACCAGCGCGTTCGAGCACCACGCCATCATGCACAGCATGGCCGCTCTCGAGCGTATGGGCTTTGAGGTCACTTATATCAAGCCCACCACCGAGGGCTATATCCGCCCCGAGGACGTCGAGGCTGCCATCCGCCCCGACACGGCCCTCATCAGCATCATGATGGCCAACAACGAGATCGGCACCATCCAGCCCATCAAGGAGATCGCGGAGATCGCCCACAAGCATGGCATCTGGATGCACACCGACGCCGTTCAGGCAGTCGGTGCGATCCCCGTGGACGTCAAAGAGCTGGGCGTGGATATGCTGTCCATGAGCGCTCACAAGTTCAACGGCCCCAAGGGCATGGGTGCACTCTACTGCCGCAAGGGCATCTGGCCTCAGAACCTCATCGACGGCGGCAGTCAGGAAGCACGCCACCGCGCAGGCACCGAGAACGTCGCCGGCATCGCTGGTATGGGCAAGGCCCTCGAGATGGCCACGGAGCATCTGGAAGAGCGGATGGCCCACGAGAAGGTGCTGCGCGATTACGTCATCGACCGTGTCCTGAAGAACATCCCCGAGGCACGCCTGAACGGCGGCCTTGAGCACCGTCTGCCCGGCAATGTGAACATCAGCTTCCCGGGTCTGGAGGGCGAGACCATCCTGTTGGACCTCGATATGCACGGTATCTGCGCCTCGACCGGCTCTGCCTGCAACTCCGACAGCCTCGATCCCAGCCATGTCCTGCTGAGCATCGGCGTGCCGGAGGAGATCGGCCACGGTTCCATGCGGTTCACCTTTGGCCCGCAGAACACCATGGAAGAAGCAAAATATCTGTGCGATGTGCTGGAGGAGGTCATTCCCCGCCGTCGTGCTATGAGTTGTATGTGGCTGCAGGGTCAGAACACGGCCCGCCAGTTCAGCCTGAAGGGAGATAAGTAAAATGGCAGGTATGTATAGCGCAAAGGTCATGGAGCATTTTGCACATCCGCACAACGTGGGCGA is a genomic window containing:
- a CDS encoding carbohydrate ABC transporter permease, translated to MSNTKAVALKKHNFGDDTKVGYLLLAPWLFGFIFMYVIPAAMSIYYSFTDYNLLSAPNWVGLKNYITIFTTDKTFRKALVVTFSYVFIMVPLRLAFALFVATLLNKKHMGMAFYRVLYYIPSIVGGSIAVSVVWKQIFGNKGVLMSLLSAIGIEQKFSLLGNPKTALFVIVLMGVWQFGSCMLVFLSGLKQIPNSLYESASLDGASKMQQFWKITMPMLTPTIFFNLIQQIINGFRVFTESYVITDGGPMNSTLTYVLYLYRSAFANFHMGYSCALAWILVAIIGVMTLILFKSQNSWVHYEG
- a CDS encoding carbohydrate ABC transporter permease, translated to MVGQKSTKAQSVFFHIFSCVLGFIMVYPLLWLLMSSFKSNDTMFHNAWSLIPEKWDILTNYLSGWKGIAGIPFWRFTLNSVIVTVVSVAGTIFCSLLAAYAVSRLKFKGANFWFGCIVMTMMIPSQVMVVPQYIILKKLGLSDTLVSMTLPWVFGYGFFIFLIAQYMRGIPRDLDEAAMLDGCSKPGILFKIMIPIVKPAIVTAAIFAFYWIWQDFFQPLIFVSSPKNYTIPLALKLYTDPNSYNNYGGLFAMSVLSLLPVIIVFILFQKYIVEGIATDGIKG
- a CDS encoding glycosyl hydrolase 115 family protein, with the translated sequence MILNRNSQIVATEPPKPVQYAISALQRDKKAVFTETGMPGGDIVLAKDSDLPPECFCLQVHEDRLMLTAADALGFVYGLFEISRRFLGVQPFWFWNDQKFIQTDGVTVPQNFTYESKPARVRYRGWFVNDETLISHWKVERRSEMPFVMVFETLLRLGGNLVIPGTGKNGHRYHDLAADMGLIITHHHAEPLGAEMFVQAYPELEPKFSLYPEKFRALWQQAIDRQKNTPTVWNIGFRGQGDKPFWEDDPQYDTPEKRGALISSLIREQYDLVKHSDPHAVCCTNLYGETMELYQQGCLDLPDEVIKIWADNGFGKMVSRRQGNSNPRVKALPPQGDTGAHGLYYHASFYDLQAASHITMLPNSTEFVCEELTNALRHGVDDYWLINCSNVKPHAYLLDYIAQLWQNGTADPEGHCIAYAQAYYGKANALPVAKCLAGYADHAVSYGEHPDDHAGDQFYNHVPRMLITQFLRDRTQPSEDLNWLCDRPALSGQAAWCGEKFREAMQNYEQYLRQCEATAATLTGAARTLFQDTLLMQAQLYTFWAEGGEDVCAALEAGFVGDWKHCFYQAGRAKNAYTAANAAMRNREHGKWIDFYANECQTDVKQSAQLCGYLMSFARTMGEGPHFYEWMREFNDSEADRRVMLILNTDNHPDDDTLWRLMEQHWGQ
- a CDS encoding sensor histidine kinase: MFHRAKKQFLDLPLAQKFVGIFAVLTLLSGALMIGALHLGLSVFEEKFYEKSLQELDFFVQKVDDDIQGIDTLTRSIAVDSTIQQQMNALSNADPETANYYYLLTGIRPLLLEKIYQDGQISSLQYTDLYGHTLTIGQDMPDPGAARLTALEMSLNQTPGGFTLVSSDSADYPYILCGRRILRSQDMSLKKLGTVVVALNVGKLLDNEIHRLSSKPSELYLYNCQTLVYHSGKAADAVVLPDSAQGYKIQTLSGKKKFICWQTSSLTGLRLCSVFDYHEIYGQINAARNALIFGECAILLLFAWVLLHMARLVTKPIHTLGEAVQTVDQQEGNFAAARALLPKDISADEIGTLTKEFDSMLGKIDTLIHENYEKQILLQETRYKMLQAQINPHFLYNTLGTLNWLVKAGNREDACKMIVSLGDILRAALSPRQNSTAAADVQLAGSYIAIQQLRYKSRAEFTLTASGELEQWSLPHFTLQPLVENAIHYGVEDSDEVCKIDVIVQAEDDTLTLIVHNTGKPVKPEKLTKIRTFTVKPQGHGIGLKNIYERLSMLYKAFGFDFDSDESGTTVKIVLKQENLAVSEDISDTSTALPQ
- a CDS encoding plasmid mobilization protein; its protein translation is MTKTNVQLTPSNSQHHDTPNNKTHVIKFRVTAEEKASLELTCKLLNLSLSTFIRRAIHNVKIEKTVIVAGGGEETLTAVSTLLAQCNKVGGNLNQLARHFNSGGADTEQIRAKLLDELADLTAFRLSAEKVLGELYGNAQAYQL